In the genome of Methanobrevibacter millerae, the window GAGATTTAGAGAATCGGTCGTGAGATATGCTTTATTAATCATTTCCCCGACGGCAACTGCTTTTGTTGTAATGTGCAAAAAGACTTCTCCATCGCTTACGGCCAAATCACCAATTAGCCAAATGCCCGTATCAGGATTAAAAGTTCCTTTTGTTGTAGTGTGTGAAACGTACTCCAAACCGTCCGGCAACTGATCATATACTTTCACATTTTTGGCGGTGTCGTTGCCTAAATTAATAACGCTGACTTCCCAGACAACTTCTTCGCCTATTTCAATGTTCTCCTTGTCTGCATCATTGTCCAATACCAGATAGGCTGATGAATTGGAATCGCTCTCTGCAACCACGAAAC includes:
- a CDS encoding DUF11 domain-containing protein, which produces MTSVSAMEIDDGGDELALSQEPDEILSESFVVAESDSNSSAYLVLDNDADKENIEIGEEVVWEVSVINLGNDTAKNVKVYDQLPDGLEYVSHTTTKGTFNPDTGIWLIGDLAVSDGEVFLHITTKAVAVGEMINKAYLTTDSLNLNNETYEEEEIDVEDSDDDDKDVSKSIASAKMVPAGNPLALILLSVFGVFTASFKKFKR